In the Thermoanaerobaculia bacterium genome, CTGTGGGTTCTCGGTCTCGACTACCGCGAGGACCAGCCGCTCTCCCCGGAGATCGTCGCGCGGACCTCCGACGTGTACCGGAAGATCCGGAATACGGCGCGCTACCTGCTCTCGAACCTCTTCGATTTCGACCCGGAGCGCGACGCCGTCGCGGATTCCGCGCTCCTGCCGTTCGACCGCTGGGCGGTCGCCCGGGCCGTGGAGCTCGAGCGCCGGGTCCGGGCGGCGTTCGAGGCGTTCGAGTTCCACGCCGGGGTCCGCGCGATTCACGACTTCTGCGTCGTGTCGATGTCCTCGCTCTACCTCGACGTCCTCAAGGACCGCCTTTACGCGTCGGCCGCCGCCTCGCCCGAACGGCGGTCGGCCCAGAACGCCCTGTACCGGATCGGGCGCCGGCTCGCCACGCTGACCGCGACGATCCTCCCCTTCACCGCCGAGGAGATCTACGAAGCCCTCCCGGGAAAGCGGGAACAATCGGTCCATCTCGAGCGTTTTGCCCGCATGGATGCCGAACCCCTGCCCGAACCGGTCGAGCGCGCCTGGGAGCGTCTCTTGAGCCTGCGCGAAGAGGTCACGAAGGTCCTCGAGGATCGCCGGAAGCAGCGGGTGATCGGCTCCTCGCTCGAGGCCGCGCTGACGTTCTCCGTCGACCCGGCCCTCGCCGAGGACCGTCGCCGGACGGGGTGGGAAGGCCTTCCGTTCGCCGACTTCTTCATCGTGTCCGATCTGGACGAAGCCGCGGCCCCGCTCGAGATCGCGTCGGCCGCCTATCCCGGGCTGACGTTCGCGTTCCGGCGCGCCGCGGGGCGCAAATGCGCCCGGTGCTGGAAGGTCCGACCCGAAGTTCCGGAGGGAGGCGTGTGCGAGCGCTGCCGGTCCGTCCTCACCCCGGACGGGCGCGCGAGCGCCGGCGCGGCACCGTGAAGAAGGCGATCCTTTCCGAGAACACGCTCTACCGCTCGGGGTACCTCCTCGTCTCCGTCGCGGTCCTCTTCCTCGACCAGTGGAGCAAGGGGACGATCACCCGGGCGCTCGGTCTCCACGAATCGCGGGAGGTCCTCGGCGATTTCTTCCTGCTGACCTCGGTGCGGAATTCGGGCGCCGCCTTCGGGCTCTTCGCCAACGTCGAATCGTCGCTGAAGTCGATCTTCCTGAACGCGGTCGCCGTGGCGGCGTTCGTCGCCGTCAGCCTCTACGCGTTCCGCTCGCACTTCAAGAGCGTCCGCCTGCAGCTCGGCCTCGCGCTCGTTCTGGGCGGAGCGGTCGGGAACCTGGTCGACCGGGTCCGCTTCGGGTACGTCGTCGACTTCCTCCTGTTCGGCCTCCGGGGACATTACTGGCCCGCGTTCAACGTCGCCGACTCGGCCATCTGCGTCGGGGTGGGGCTCCTGGCGCTCGACATGCTCCGCCAGAAGGCGCCCGTCTCCCCGGCTCCCGGCGCGCCATGAGCCGATCCCTCCCCCGCTGAATGCACCCGAAGCTCGTCACGATCGGCGCCTTCTATCTCCCGACCTACGGGGTGATGCTCGCGATCGCCTACCTCGTCGCGATCGCGCTCCTGACGAAGAAGGCGGAGCGGGAGGGTCTCCCGAAGAACGAGATTTCGGATCTCTCGATCGCGATCCTCGCGGCGGCCATCCTGGGCGCCAAGGCCCTGCTCGCGATCGTCGACTTCAAGGAATACCTCGCCGACCCGGCGAGCGCGTCGGAGCTGATCCGTTCGGGAGGCGTGTTCCAGGGCGGCCTCATCGCCGCGACGGCCGTCGGACTCTGGTACATCCGCCGCCACCGCCTCCCGGCGTGGCGAATCACCGACATGGCGGCGCCTTCGATCGCGCTCGGGGAGGCGATCGGCCGGTGGGGATGCCTCGCGGCGGGCTGCTGCTACGGAAAACCGACGAACGTCCCGTGGGCGATCACGTTCCGGAATCCGTTCGCGCACGACGCCGTCGGGACGCCGCTCAACGTCCCGCTCCATCCGACGCAGATCTACCTCTCGATCAACGCGCTCATCCTCTTCGCGATCTGCGAATGGGTGTACCGGCGCAAGACGTTCGACGGCGAGGTCTTCTGGGTCTACGTGCTCGGGTACGCGCTCACCCGCGGGGTGATCGAGGAGTTCCGGGGCGACCTCGTCCGCGGGTTCGTCATCCCGGGGGTCCTCTCGACCGCCCAGTTCATCGGAATCCTGATGGCGATCGCCTCGATCGTGATGCTCCTCGTCCTGCGCCGCCGGGGCGCGGCGGCCGCCCAGGAGATCTGAACTCGTCTTCCGGCCGATAATCGATCCATGACCCTTCGCCGCTTCGACGTCGGCCGCGCGAGCTCCGGCCGCCGTCTCGACCGCTTTCTCGCCGCCGTCTGCGGCGACATCTCCCGCTCCCGGCTCCAGCGGCTGATCGAAGACGGCGCGGTCCGCGTCGACGGAGCGGTCGAACGGCGCGCGTCGAGGACGACCGCCGACGGGCAGACGGTCGAGCTCCAGCTTCCGGAATCGCCGCCGAAAACCGCGCTCGTGGCGGAGGACATTCCGCTCGAGATCCTGTACGAGGACGACCAGCTCCTGATCCTGAACAAGCCCCCCGGGCTCGTCGTCCATCCGGCCCCCGGACACCACTCCGGGACCGTCGCGAACGCGATCCTCCACCACTGCCGGGAGAACCTGCCGGCGGGAGGCGATCCGCTCCGCCCCGGCATCGTGCACCGGCTCGATCGCGAGACGTCGGGCGCTCTCGTCGTCGCCAAGACCGATCGCGCGCACGAGTCGCTCGCCCGGCAGATGAAGAAGCGGCAGATCCGGAAGGAGTACGTCGCGCTCGCCGCGGGACGCCCGCCGCTCCGGAAGGGATCGATCGAGCTCGCGATCGGGCGCGACCCGAGGGATCGGAAGCGCATGAAGGGTTTCGCCGCTCCCGCGCCGCCGGCGATCCGCGAGGCGAAGACGCTCTACGCGATCGAGCGGGAGTGGCCGGCGCTCGATCTCGCGCTGCTCCGGTTGACGCTCGTCACCGGGCGGACGCACCAGATCCGCGTCCATCTCGCCGCGATTCGCTGTCCGGTCATCGGCGATCCCGTTTACGGCCGCCCGCGGTACGAAACGGTGCGCGACCCCGGGTTGAAGCGCCTGCTCGCGTCGTTCCCCCGGCAGGCGCTCCATGCCGAACGGATCGCGTTCCTCCACCCGGTCACCCGGGTCGCGGTCGACGTCACCGCGCCGTGGCCCGAGGACCTGCGCGTGCTCCTGGCGGCGCTACCCGGCTGAAAGCTCTGGCGCCGCACGGCGGCGCGGCTACGCGCGCGCCGCCGCGACGCCCTTGAGAAGAGCCGAGAGCGGAGTGAAGGGTTTCCCCTGCGCCTGCGCGACCGCCTCGTACGTGATCCGCCCGTCGAAGGTGTTCACGCCTTCCGCGAGGTTGCGGTTTTCCGAGACGGCCCGGGCGAATCCCTTGTTCGCCAGCTCCAGGGCGTAGCGGAGGGTCGAATTCGTGAGCGCGAAGGTCGATGTCCGGGCGACCGCGCCGGGCATGTTCGCGACGCAGTAGTGGATGACCCCGTCGACCGTGTAGACCGGATCGGAGTGGGTCGTGGCGTGCGTCGTCTCGAAGCAGCCGCCCTGGTCGACCGCGACGTCGACCGCGACGGCGCCCTTCTTCATGACCCCGATCAGGTCGCGGGTCACCAGCTTCGGCGCGGCCGCCCCGGGGATCAGAACGGCCCCGACGAGGAGATCCGCGCGCCGGCATCCCTCCTCGAGGGTGTGCGGGTTCGACGCGACCGTCTTCACGCGGCCGAGGAAGATGTCGTCGAGCTCGCGCATCCGGTCCGGCGACATCTCCAGGATCGTCACGTCCGCGCCCATGCCGGACGCGATCCGCGCCGCGTTCGTTCCGACGACGCCCCCGCCGATGATCACGACGTCGGCCGGGGGAACGCCCGGCACCCCGGAGAGGAGCACGCCGCGCCCGCCGTTCGATTTCTGGAGGTAGTACGCCCCGACGTGCACGGACATCCGGCCCGCGACTTCGGACATCGGGGTCAGGAGCGGAAGCGTTCCGTTCCTCCCCGTGATCGTCTCGTAGGCGACGCCGGTCACCTTGCGCTCGAGGAGCACGTCGGTCAGCCTGCCCGCCGGGGCGAGGTGCAGGTACGTATAGAGGATCTGGCCGGCGCGCATGCGCCCGTATTCCGGTTCGATCGGCTCCTTCACCTTCACGATCATCTCGGCCCGCGAGAACACCTCGTCGGCGGTGCCGACGACGCGGCCGCCGGCCGCCACGTATTCGGAGTCGTCGATGCCGGATCCGACCCCGGCGTTTCTCTCGACGACGACCTCGTGTCCTCCCTTCGTGAGGGCGGCCACGCCCGCCGGGACGAGCCCGACGCGGTTCTCGTTGTCCTTGATCTCTTTCGGGAGGCCGACGATCATCTGATACCTCGCTGTCGGACGCCTTTCGGTGCGGACCGCGCAGAGTCTAGAAGAAAGCCGAGGCCGGCGAAAGGGTCGATCGCACGACCGAAGAGGCGTGACCGATCGTCTCCGGCATCGAGTGAAGCGCGACGACCGTCAGGTGCGGCGAGACGGGTGGAAAGACGCGACCCGTATCGCCGTACCGGCTAACTGTCGATCTGGGCTTTCTGGAGCCGTCCCGAGAAGTCCACGTAGATCGACTTCCATTCCGAGAACACGTCGATGCCGGCGACCCCCGCCTCGCGATGCCCGTTGCCGGTGTCCTTGACTCCCCCGAACGGAAGGTGCACCTCGGCGCCGATCGTCGCCGCGTTCACGTAGAACAGGCCCGTCTCGAAATCCCGCATCGCCGTGAACGCCTTGTTGACGTCGCGCGTGTAGATCGCGCCCGAGAGCCCGTAGGCGACGCCGTTGGCGACGTCGATGCCCTCCTCGAGCGAGTCGACCGGGATCACCGTCGTCACCGGCCCGAAGATCTCCTCGCAGGAGACGCGCGCGTCCCGCTTCGCCTCGAAGATCGTGGGCTCGTGGAACCACCCCTTCCCCCAGGCGCCGTCGGTGAGCTTCCGGCCGCCCGTCAGGAGCTTTCCCTCTCCCTTGCCGATCTCGACGTACTTCGCGACCGTCTCGCGCTGGGCCTCGGAAACGCACGGCCCCATGTCGACGCCCTCTTCGAGGCCGTTGCCCACCCGGACCTTCTTCGCCCGCGCGACGAGCCGCTCCTCGAATTCCGCGAGCACCTTCCGATGCACGAGGAGGCGCGACGACGCCGTGCAGCGCTGGCCGGTCGTCCCGAACGCGCCCCAGAC is a window encoding:
- the lspA gene encoding signal peptidase II produces the protein MKKAILSENTLYRSGYLLVSVAVLFLDQWSKGTITRALGLHESREVLGDFFLLTSVRNSGAAFGLFANVESSLKSIFLNAVAVAAFVAVSLYAFRSHFKSVRLQLGLALVLGGAVGNLVDRVRFGYVVDFLLFGLRGHYWPAFNVADSAICVGVGLLALDMLRQKAPVSPAPGAP
- the lgt gene encoding prolipoprotein diacylglyceryl transferase; translated protein: MHPKLVTIGAFYLPTYGVMLAIAYLVAIALLTKKAEREGLPKNEISDLSIAILAAAILGAKALLAIVDFKEYLADPASASELIRSGGVFQGGLIAATAVGLWYIRRHRLPAWRITDMAAPSIALGEAIGRWGCLAAGCCYGKPTNVPWAITFRNPFAHDAVGTPLNVPLHPTQIYLSINALILFAICEWVYRRKTFDGEVFWVYVLGYALTRGVIEEFRGDLVRGFVIPGVLSTAQFIGILMAIASIVMLLVLRRRGAAAAQEI
- a CDS encoding RluA family pseudouridine synthase, which gives rise to MTLRRFDVGRASSGRRLDRFLAAVCGDISRSRLQRLIEDGAVRVDGAVERRASRTTADGQTVELQLPESPPKTALVAEDIPLEILYEDDQLLILNKPPGLVVHPAPGHHSGTVANAILHHCRENLPAGGDPLRPGIVHRLDRETSGALVVAKTDRAHESLARQMKKRQIRKEYVALAAGRPPLRKGSIELAIGRDPRDRKRMKGFAAPAPPAIREAKTLYAIEREWPALDLALLRLTLVTGRTHQIRVHLAAIRCPVIGDPVYGRPRYETVRDPGLKRLLASFPRQALHAERIAFLHPVTRVAVDVTAPWPEDLRVLLAALPG
- the ald gene encoding alanine dehydrogenase, translated to MIVGLPKEIKDNENRVGLVPAGVAALTKGGHEVVVERNAGVGSGIDDSEYVAAGGRVVGTADEVFSRAEMIVKVKEPIEPEYGRMRAGQILYTYLHLAPAGRLTDVLLERKVTGVAYETITGRNGTLPLLTPMSEVAGRMSVHVGAYYLQKSNGGRGVLLSGVPGVPPADVVIIGGGVVGTNAARIASGMGADVTILEMSPDRMRELDDIFLGRVKTVASNPHTLEEGCRRADLLVGAVLIPGAAAPKLVTRDLIGVMKKGAVAVDVAVDQGGCFETTHATTHSDPVYTVDGVIHYCVANMPGAVARTSTFALTNSTLRYALELANKGFARAVSENRNLAEGVNTFDGRITYEAVAQAQGKPFTPLSALLKGVAAARA